Below is a window of Streptomyces sp. NBC_01429 DNA.
CCCCGCACGAGGGCTCGGTCCGTTCCCGGGCACGTTCCCCGGCGCGCTCAGAATCCCCGGCGCGCGCCGCCGTCCACCGGCAGCATCAGACCCGTCAGATACGACGCGGCGGGCGAGAGCAGGAACGCCGCCGTCCTGCCGAACTCCTCCGGCGTCCCGTAGCGCCGCAGCGGGATCCTCTCCTCCTGCGCCGCCCGCGCCGCCACCGGGTCGCCGCCCAGCGCGTCCAGCTCCCGGACCCGGTCCGTGTCGATCCGGGACGGCAGCAGGCCGATCACCCGGATACCGCGCGGGCCGAGTTCCTCGGCGAGCGACTTGGCGAAGCCGGCCAGGCCGGGGCGCAGACCGTTGGAGATGGTCAGGCCGGGGATCGGCTCGTGGACGGAGCCGGACAGCACGAAGCCGATGACCCCGCCCTCGCCCAGCTCGGCGGCGGCGGCGCGGGCCAGCCGTACCGCCCCCAGGAACACCGACTCGAACGCCGACTCCCACTGCTCGTCCGTGTTGCTCGCCGCCGTGCCGGGCGCGGGGCCGCCGACGCTGATCAGGATGCCGTCGAAGCGCCCGAACCGCTCCCGGGCCGCGCCGATCAGGGCCTGAGCGGCGGCCGGGTCGGCGTTGTCGGCGGCCAGCCCGTACGCGCCGGGGCCCAGCTCCGACGCCGTCTTCTCGATGCTCCCCGCGTCCCGCCCGGAGACGACGACCCGCGCGCCATCCGCGCTGAGCGCCCCGGCCGTCGCGCGGCCCAGGCCGCGCGAGGCGCCGGTGATGACGTACACCCGGTCCTTCAGTCCAAGATCCATGGCTCCTATCCTGCCGTGCCGCCCGCCGCCGTGTCACCGCCCGCATCGGCTCCCGCGGTGTCGTACCCGGCCAGGGTCAGCGCCGAGACCACCAGCCCGATATGGCTGAACGCCTGCGGATAGTTGCCCAGTTGCCGCCCGGCCACCGGGTCGTACTCCTCGGAGAGCAGCCCCACGTCGTTGCACAGGCCGAGCAGCCGCTCGAACAGCTCGGCCGCCTCCTCCGTACGCCCCGTCAGATGAAGTGCGTCGGCCAGCCAGAACGAGCAGACCAGAAACGTTCCCTCACGCCCCGGCAGGCCGTCCACCCCGCTCCCCGTCGTGCTGTAACGGCGCAGCAGCCCCCCGTGCCCCAGCTCCGCCCGTACCGCGTCGACCGTGCCGATCACCCGCGGATCGTCCGGCGGCAGAAAGCCGACCCGGGGGATCAGCAGGGTCGCCGCGTCCAGCTCGGCGGAGCCGTACGACTGGGTGAAGGTGTTGCGCACCGGGTCGTACCCCTTCTCGCACACCTCCCGGTGCACCTCGTCCCGCATCGCCCGCCACCGCCCGACATCACCGCCGAGCGTCGGATCGGCCTCCAGCGTCCGCACGGCCCGGTCGGCGGCGACCCAGGCCATCACCTTGGAGTGCGTGAAGTGCTGGCGCGGGCCCCGGATCTCCCACAGCCCCTCGTCCGGCTCGCGCCACTTCGACTCCAGGAAGCCCAGCAGACTGAGCTGGAGGTTCCACGCGTGCGGCTTCCCGACGAGACCGGCCGTCCGCGCCACGTTCAGCGAGTCCATCACCTCGCCGTACACATCGAGCTGGAGCTGTTTCACCGCGTCGTTGCCGGTGCGCACCGGGGTGGAGTGCGCGTAGCCGCTCAGCCACGGCAGCTCCACCTCCGGCAGCCGGCGCTCGCCGGCCAGGCCGTACATGATCTGCAGATCGGCCGGATCACCGGCGACGGCGCGCAGCAGCCAGTCGCGCCAGGCCGCCGCCTCGGCCAGATACCCCGCCGACACCAGCGCGCCCAGCACCAGGGTGGAGTCGCGCAGCCAGCAGTACCGGTAGTCCCAGTTCCGGACGCCGCCCAGCTCCTCCGGCAGAGAGGTGGTGGGGGCGGCGACGATGCCGCCCGTCGGCCCGTAGGTCAGCGCCTTGAGCGTGATGAGCGAGCGCATGACGGCGGCGCGGTGCGGCCCCTGGTACCGGCAGCGCGCCGCCCACTCCCGCCAGTCCTCCAGACTGCGCTCCAGCGACTCGTACGGGTCGACGCGCGGCGGACGGGGTTCGTGGGAGGGATGCCAGGTGAGGACGAAGGCCACCTTCTCGCCCTCGGCCACGGTGAACGACGAACAGGTGCTGTAGTGCTGCCCCCAGGTCTTGACCGGCGGCTCGCTGCGCAGCCACACCGAGTCGGGCCCGGCGACGGCCACCCGGTGGCCCTGCGAGCGGCGCATCCACGGCACCACGGAACCGAAGTCGAAGCGCAGCCGGAGGGTGGCGGACATCTCCACCGTGCCGCTGACGCCCTCCACGATGCGCATGATCTCGGGTGCCACATCGCGCTGCGGCATGAAGTCCGTGACTTTGACGGTGCCGGTCCTGGTCTCCCACACGGACTCCAGGACGAGCGACTCACCGACGTAGGCGCGCCGGGTACACGCGCGGGCACCGGTGGGGGCGAGCCGCCAGTGGCCGTTGTCCTCGGTGCCGAGCAGCGCGGCGAAGCAGGCGGCGGAGTCGAAGCGAGGAAGGCACAGCCAGTCGATGGAGCCGTTCCTGCCGACCAGGGCGGCGGTCTGGAGATCGCCGATGAGTGCGTAGTCCTCGATGCGTTGGGTCACGCCATGGCTGTTCCCGCAGTACACGGGCGTTAAGCAGGGGTTCGGCGCGTCGGGTGACCGAGTGACCGGATGGCCCGGTCGGCGCGGGGCCGTCAGGCGCTCGCGGGTACGGGCTCCTGCTCGGCGCGCGCCTCGTCGGCCTGCTTCCTGGCGGCCTCGGCCCGTTCGCGCTTCTCGTTCCGTACGAGGATCAGCCAGCCGACGGGCACGGCGGCGACGAACAGCCACCACTGGACCGCGTACGCCATGTGCGGCCCGATCGAGCTGTCGTCGGGCTTCTGGATCGGCTCGGGCCTGCCGCCGTCCGGTGCGGGGGAGGTCAGCTCGATGTAGCCGCCGAGGACGGTACGGCCCAGCCGTTCCCGCTGCTGCTCGCTGTTGATCAGCATGACCTGGCGCGGTGGCAGATCCGTGACGTCCTTGATGCCGGAGGCCGCCGCCGTCTCGTCGGCCTTGAGCCGGCCGGCGATGGTGACCTCGCCCTTCGGCGGGGCGGGGATGGCGGGGAAGGCGTACTGGTCGCCGTCGGCG
It encodes the following:
- a CDS encoding SDR family oxidoreductase, with protein sequence MDLGLKDRVYVITGASRGLGRATAGALSADGARVVVSGRDAGSIEKTASELGPGAYGLAADNADPAAAQALIGAARERFGRFDGILISVGGPAPGTAASNTDEQWESAFESVFLGAVRLARAAAAELGEGGVIGFVLSGSVHEPIPGLTISNGLRPGLAGFAKSLAEELGPRGIRVIGLLPSRIDTDRVRELDALGGDPVAARAAQEERIPLRRYGTPEEFGRTAAFLLSPAASYLTGLMLPVDGGARRGF
- a CDS encoding SURF1 family cytochrome oxidase biogenesis protein encodes the protein MYRFLLSRQWVILTLLGLALIPAMIELGFWQLHRHEHKVAQNTLISGNLQAKPVPVTELTSPGHTVPRADYWRTVTATGRFDPAHEVVVRRRTSNDDRVGYHVLVPFILKDGRAVMVNRGWFPADGDQYAFPAIPAPPKGEVTIAGRLKADETAAASGIKDVTDLPPRQVMLINSEQQRERLGRTVLGGYIELTSPAPDGGRPEPIQKPDDSSIGPHMAYAVQWWLFVAAVPVGWLILVRNEKRERAEAARKQADEARAEQEPVPASA
- a CDS encoding glycoside hydrolase family 15 protein, which gives rise to MTQRIEDYALIGDLQTAALVGRNGSIDWLCLPRFDSAACFAALLGTEDNGHWRLAPTGARACTRRAYVGESLVLESVWETRTGTVKVTDFMPQRDVAPEIMRIVEGVSGTVEMSATLRLRFDFGSVVPWMRRSQGHRVAVAGPDSVWLRSEPPVKTWGQHYSTCSSFTVAEGEKVAFVLTWHPSHEPRPPRVDPYESLERSLEDWREWAARCRYQGPHRAAVMRSLITLKALTYGPTGGIVAAPTTSLPEELGGVRNWDYRYCWLRDSTLVLGALVSAGYLAEAAAWRDWLLRAVAGDPADLQIMYGLAGERRLPEVELPWLSGYAHSTPVRTGNDAVKQLQLDVYGEVMDSLNVARTAGLVGKPHAWNLQLSLLGFLESKWREPDEGLWEIRGPRQHFTHSKVMAWVAADRAVRTLEADPTLGGDVGRWRAMRDEVHREVCEKGYDPVRNTFTQSYGSAELDAATLLIPRVGFLPPDDPRVIGTVDAVRAELGHGGLLRRYSTTGSGVDGLPGREGTFLVCSFWLADALHLTGRTEEAAELFERLLGLCNDVGLLSEEYDPVAGRQLGNYPQAFSHIGLVVSALTLAGYDTAGADAGGDTAAGGTAG